The following coding sequences lie in one Mus musculus strain C57BL/6J chromosome 11, GRCm38.p6 C57BL/6J genomic window:
- the Mgl2 gene encoding macrophage galactose N-acetyl-galactosamine specific lectin 2 isoform X5, which produces MTMRYENFQNLEREEKNQEMRNGDKKGGMESPKFALTVPSQSFLWRILSWTHLLLFSLGLSLLLLVVISVIGSQNSQLRRDLGTLRAILDNTTSKIKAEFQSLDSRADNFEKGISSLKVDVEDHRQELQAGRDLSQKVTSLESTLEKREQALKTDLSDLTDHVQQLETDLKALTCQLANLKNNGSEVACCPLHWTEHEGSCYWFSESEKSWPEADKYCRLENSHLVVVNSLEEQNFLQNRLANVLSWMGLTDQNGPWRWVDGTDFDKGFKNWRPLQPDNWHGHMLGGGEDCAHFSYDGRWNDDVCQRHYHWICETELGKASSAHSPQLIASVP; this is translated from the exons ATGACAATGAGATATGAAAACTTCCAGAACTTGGAGCGGGAAGAGAAAAACCAGGAGATGAGAAATGGTGACAAGAAAGGAGGAATGGAGTCTCCAAAGTTTGCTCTAA CAGTTCCTTCCCAGTCCTTCCTGTGGCGCATCCTCTCTTGGACCCACCTCCTCCTGTTCTCCCTGGGCCTCAGCCTCCTGCTACTGGTGGTCATCTCCGTGATTGGATCCCAAA ATTCCCAGTTAAGGAGGGACCTAGGCACCCTAAGAGCCATTTTAGACAACACCACCTCCAAGATAAAGGCTGAATTCCAGTCCCTGGACTCCAGGG CTGACAACTTCGAAAAAGGGATCAGTTCTCTGAAAGTGGATGTGGAGGATCACAGGCAGGAACTGCAGGCAG GCCGAGACTTGAGCCAGAAGGTGACTTCTCTGGAGAGCACACTGGAGAAGAGGGAGCAGGCTCTCAAAACAG ATCTGTCTGATTTAACCGACCATGTACAACAGCTGGAGACAGACTTGAAGGCCTTGACGTGCCAGCTGGCCAACCTCAAGAACAATG GCTCGGAAGTGGCCTGCTGCCCGCTTCACTGGACGGAGCATGAAGGCAGCTGCTATTGGTTCTCTGAGTCTGAGAAGTCGTGGCCTGAAGCTGACAAGTACTGCCGGCTGGAGAATTCTCACCTGGTGGTGGTCAACTCCCTGGAGGAGCAG aattttCTACAGAATCGCTTAGCCAATGTGCTTAGCTGGATGGGCCTAACGGACCAAAATGGGCCCTGGCGATGGGTGGATGGGACCGACTTTGACAAAGGTTTCAA GAATTGGAGGCCACTGCAGCCGGATAACTGGCATGGACATATGCTAGGTGGAGGCGAGGACTGTGCCCACTTTTCTTACGATGGTCGTTGGAATGACGATGTCTGCCAGAGGCATTACCATTGGATCTGTGAAACAGAGCTGGGCAAAGCCAGCTCAGCCCACTCCCCACAACTTATAGCCTCAGTTCCATAA
- the Mgl2 gene encoding macrophage galactose N-acetyl-galactosamine specific lectin 2 isoform X3 — protein MHPVRSAVPSQSFLWRILSWTHLLLFSLGLSLLLLVVISVIGSQNSQLRRDLGTLRAILDNTTSKIKAEFQSLDSRADNFEKGISSLKVDVEDHRQELQAGRDLSQKVTSLESTLEKREQALKTDLSDLTDHVQQLETDLKALTCQLANLKNNGSEVACCPLHWTEHEGSCYWFSESEKSWPEADKYCRLENSHLVVVNSLEEQNFLQNRLANVLSWMGLTDQNGPWRWVDGTDFDKGFKYVCRLQLAPLYLGLSYLFSIFSDPRDLGGPSGNMADGQIWSAQFFIFRNWRPLQPDNWHGHMLGGGEDCAHFSYDGRWNDDVCQRHYHWICETELGKASSAHSPQLIASVP, from the exons ATGCACCCAGTGCGCTCAG CAGTTCCTTCCCAGTCCTTCCTGTGGCGCATCCTCTCTTGGACCCACCTCCTCCTGTTCTCCCTGGGCCTCAGCCTCCTGCTACTGGTGGTCATCTCCGTGATTGGATCCCAAA ATTCCCAGTTAAGGAGGGACCTAGGCACCCTAAGAGCCATTTTAGACAACACCACCTCCAAGATAAAGGCTGAATTCCAGTCCCTGGACTCCAGGG CTGACAACTTCGAAAAAGGGATCAGTTCTCTGAAAGTGGATGTGGAGGATCACAGGCAGGAACTGCAGGCAG GCCGAGACTTGAGCCAGAAGGTGACTTCTCTGGAGAGCACACTGGAGAAGAGGGAGCAGGCTCTCAAAACAG ATCTGTCTGATTTAACCGACCATGTACAACAGCTGGAGACAGACTTGAAGGCCTTGACGTGCCAGCTGGCCAACCTCAAGAACAATG GCTCGGAAGTGGCCTGCTGCCCGCTTCACTGGACGGAGCATGAAGGCAGCTGCTATTGGTTCTCTGAGTCTGAGAAGTCGTGGCCTGAAGCTGACAAGTACTGCCGGCTGGAGAATTCTCACCTGGTGGTGGTCAACTCCCTGGAGGAGCAG aattttCTACAGAATCGCTTAGCCAATGTGCTTAGCTGGATGGGCCTAACGGACCAAAATGGGCCCTGGCGATGGGTGGATGGGACCGACTTTGACAAAGGTTTCAAGTACGTGTGTCGCCTACAGCTTGCTCCCCTCTACCTTGGACTTTCCTATCTCTTCAGCATCTTTAGTGACCCTAGGGACTTAGGGGGCCCTTCTGGTAACATGGCTGATGGCCAGATCTGGAGCGCACAGTTCTTTATTTTCAGGAATTGGAGGCCACTGCAGCCGGATAACTGGCATGGACATATGCTAGGTGGAGGCGAGGACTGTGCCCACTTTTCTTACGATGGTCGTTGGAATGACGATGTCTGCCAGAGGCATTACCATTGGATCTGTGAAACAGAGCTGGGCAAAGCCAGCTCAGCCCACTCCCCACAACTTATAGCCTCAGTTCCATAA
- the Mgl2 gene encoding macrophage galactose N-acetyl-galactosamine specific lectin 2 isoform X1 gives MTMRYENFQNLEREEKNQEMRNGDKKGGMESPKFALTVPSQSFLWRILSWTHLLLFSLGLSLLLLVVISVIGSQNSQLRRDLGTLRAILDNTTSKIKAEFQSLDSRADNFEKGISSLKVDVEDHRQELQAGRDLSQKVTSLESTLEKREQALKTDLSDLTDHVQQLETDLKALTCQLANLKNNGSEVACCPLHWTEHEGSCYWFSESEKSWPEADKYCRLENSHLVVVNSLEEQNFLQNRLANVLSWMGLTDQNGPWRWVDGTDFDKGFKYVCRLQLAPLYLGLSYLFSIFSDPRDLGGPSGNMADGQIWSAQFFIFRNWRPLQPDNWHGHMLGGGEDCAHFSYDGRWNDDVCQRHYHWICETELGKASSAHSPQLIASVP, from the exons ATGACAATGAGATATGAAAACTTCCAGAACTTGGAGCGGGAAGAGAAAAACCAGGAGATGAGAAATGGTGACAAGAAAGGAGGAATGGAGTCTCCAAAGTTTGCTCTAA CAGTTCCTTCCCAGTCCTTCCTGTGGCGCATCCTCTCTTGGACCCACCTCCTCCTGTTCTCCCTGGGCCTCAGCCTCCTGCTACTGGTGGTCATCTCCGTGATTGGATCCCAAA ATTCCCAGTTAAGGAGGGACCTAGGCACCCTAAGAGCCATTTTAGACAACACCACCTCCAAGATAAAGGCTGAATTCCAGTCCCTGGACTCCAGGG CTGACAACTTCGAAAAAGGGATCAGTTCTCTGAAAGTGGATGTGGAGGATCACAGGCAGGAACTGCAGGCAG GCCGAGACTTGAGCCAGAAGGTGACTTCTCTGGAGAGCACACTGGAGAAGAGGGAGCAGGCTCTCAAAACAG ATCTGTCTGATTTAACCGACCATGTACAACAGCTGGAGACAGACTTGAAGGCCTTGACGTGCCAGCTGGCCAACCTCAAGAACAATG GCTCGGAAGTGGCCTGCTGCCCGCTTCACTGGACGGAGCATGAAGGCAGCTGCTATTGGTTCTCTGAGTCTGAGAAGTCGTGGCCTGAAGCTGACAAGTACTGCCGGCTGGAGAATTCTCACCTGGTGGTGGTCAACTCCCTGGAGGAGCAG aattttCTACAGAATCGCTTAGCCAATGTGCTTAGCTGGATGGGCCTAACGGACCAAAATGGGCCCTGGCGATGGGTGGATGGGACCGACTTTGACAAAGGTTTCAAGTACGTGTGTCGCCTACAGCTTGCTCCCCTCTACCTTGGACTTTCCTATCTCTTCAGCATCTTTAGTGACCCTAGGGACTTAGGGGGCCCTTCTGGTAACATGGCTGATGGCCAGATCTGGAGCGCACAGTTCTTTATTTTCAGGAATTGGAGGCCACTGCAGCCGGATAACTGGCATGGACATATGCTAGGTGGAGGCGAGGACTGTGCCCACTTTTCTTACGATGGTCGTTGGAATGACGATGTCTGCCAGAGGCATTACCATTGGATCTGTGAAACAGAGCTGGGCAAAGCCAGCTCAGCCCACTCCCCACAACTTATAGCCTCAGTTCCATAA
- the Mgl2 gene encoding macrophage galactose N-acetyl-galactosamine specific lectin 2 isoform X4 has translation MHPVRSVPSQSFLWRILSWTHLLLFSLGLSLLLLVVISVIGSQNSQLRRDLGTLRAILDNTTSKIKAEFQSLDSRADNFEKGISSLKVDVEDHRQELQAGRDLSQKVTSLESTLEKREQALKTDLSDLTDHVQQLETDLKALTCQLANLKNNGSEVACCPLHWTEHEGSCYWFSESEKSWPEADKYCRLENSHLVVVNSLEEQNFLQNRLANVLSWMGLTDQNGPWRWVDGTDFDKGFKYVCRLQLAPLYLGLSYLFSIFSDPRDLGGPSGNMADGQIWSAQFFIFRNWRPLQPDNWHGHMLGGGEDCAHFSYDGRWNDDVCQRHYHWICETELGKASSAHSPQLIASVP, from the exons ATGCACCCAGTGCGCTCAG TTCCTTCCCAGTCCTTCCTGTGGCGCATCCTCTCTTGGACCCACCTCCTCCTGTTCTCCCTGGGCCTCAGCCTCCTGCTACTGGTGGTCATCTCCGTGATTGGATCCCAAA ATTCCCAGTTAAGGAGGGACCTAGGCACCCTAAGAGCCATTTTAGACAACACCACCTCCAAGATAAAGGCTGAATTCCAGTCCCTGGACTCCAGGG CTGACAACTTCGAAAAAGGGATCAGTTCTCTGAAAGTGGATGTGGAGGATCACAGGCAGGAACTGCAGGCAG GCCGAGACTTGAGCCAGAAGGTGACTTCTCTGGAGAGCACACTGGAGAAGAGGGAGCAGGCTCTCAAAACAG ATCTGTCTGATTTAACCGACCATGTACAACAGCTGGAGACAGACTTGAAGGCCTTGACGTGCCAGCTGGCCAACCTCAAGAACAATG GCTCGGAAGTGGCCTGCTGCCCGCTTCACTGGACGGAGCATGAAGGCAGCTGCTATTGGTTCTCTGAGTCTGAGAAGTCGTGGCCTGAAGCTGACAAGTACTGCCGGCTGGAGAATTCTCACCTGGTGGTGGTCAACTCCCTGGAGGAGCAG aattttCTACAGAATCGCTTAGCCAATGTGCTTAGCTGGATGGGCCTAACGGACCAAAATGGGCCCTGGCGATGGGTGGATGGGACCGACTTTGACAAAGGTTTCAAGTACGTGTGTCGCCTACAGCTTGCTCCCCTCTACCTTGGACTTTCCTATCTCTTCAGCATCTTTAGTGACCCTAGGGACTTAGGGGGCCCTTCTGGTAACATGGCTGATGGCCAGATCTGGAGCGCACAGTTCTTTATTTTCAGGAATTGGAGGCCACTGCAGCCGGATAACTGGCATGGACATATGCTAGGTGGAGGCGAGGACTGTGCCCACTTTTCTTACGATGGTCGTTGGAATGACGATGTCTGCCAGAGGCATTACCATTGGATCTGTGAAACAGAGCTGGGCAAAGCCAGCTCAGCCCACTCCCCACAACTTATAGCCTCAGTTCCATAA
- the Mgl2 gene encoding macrophage galactose N-acetyl-galactosamine specific lectin 2 isoform X2, with translation MTMRYENFQNLEREEKNQEMRNGDKKGGMESPKFALIPSQSFLWRILSWTHLLLFSLGLSLLLLVVISVIGSQNSQLRRDLGTLRAILDNTTSKIKAEFQSLDSRADNFEKGISSLKVDVEDHRQELQAGRDLSQKVTSLESTLEKREQALKTDLSDLTDHVQQLETDLKALTCQLANLKNNGSEVACCPLHWTEHEGSCYWFSESEKSWPEADKYCRLENSHLVVVNSLEEQNFLQNRLANVLSWMGLTDQNGPWRWVDGTDFDKGFKYVCRLQLAPLYLGLSYLFSIFSDPRDLGGPSGNMADGQIWSAQFFIFRNWRPLQPDNWHGHMLGGGEDCAHFSYDGRWNDDVCQRHYHWICETELGKASSAHSPQLIASVP, from the exons ATGACAATGAGATATGAAAACTTCCAGAACTTGGAGCGGGAAGAGAAAAACCAGGAGATGAGAAATGGTGACAAGAAAGGAGGAATGGAGTCTCCAAAGTTTGCTCTAA TTCCTTCCCAGTCCTTCCTGTGGCGCATCCTCTCTTGGACCCACCTCCTCCTGTTCTCCCTGGGCCTCAGCCTCCTGCTACTGGTGGTCATCTCCGTGATTGGATCCCAAA ATTCCCAGTTAAGGAGGGACCTAGGCACCCTAAGAGCCATTTTAGACAACACCACCTCCAAGATAAAGGCTGAATTCCAGTCCCTGGACTCCAGGG CTGACAACTTCGAAAAAGGGATCAGTTCTCTGAAAGTGGATGTGGAGGATCACAGGCAGGAACTGCAGGCAG GCCGAGACTTGAGCCAGAAGGTGACTTCTCTGGAGAGCACACTGGAGAAGAGGGAGCAGGCTCTCAAAACAG ATCTGTCTGATTTAACCGACCATGTACAACAGCTGGAGACAGACTTGAAGGCCTTGACGTGCCAGCTGGCCAACCTCAAGAACAATG GCTCGGAAGTGGCCTGCTGCCCGCTTCACTGGACGGAGCATGAAGGCAGCTGCTATTGGTTCTCTGAGTCTGAGAAGTCGTGGCCTGAAGCTGACAAGTACTGCCGGCTGGAGAATTCTCACCTGGTGGTGGTCAACTCCCTGGAGGAGCAG aattttCTACAGAATCGCTTAGCCAATGTGCTTAGCTGGATGGGCCTAACGGACCAAAATGGGCCCTGGCGATGGGTGGATGGGACCGACTTTGACAAAGGTTTCAAGTACGTGTGTCGCCTACAGCTTGCTCCCCTCTACCTTGGACTTTCCTATCTCTTCAGCATCTTTAGTGACCCTAGGGACTTAGGGGGCCCTTCTGGTAACATGGCTGATGGCCAGATCTGGAGCGCACAGTTCTTTATTTTCAGGAATTGGAGGCCACTGCAGCCGGATAACTGGCATGGACATATGCTAGGTGGAGGCGAGGACTGTGCCCACTTTTCTTACGATGGTCGTTGGAATGACGATGTCTGCCAGAGGCATTACCATTGGATCTGTGAAACAGAGCTGGGCAAAGCCAGCTCAGCCCACTCCCCACAACTTATAGCCTCAGTTCCATAA
- the Mgl2 gene encoding macrophage galactose N-acetyl-galactosamine specific lectin 2, which yields MTMRYENFQNLEREEKNQEMRNGDKKGGMESPKFALIPSQSFLWRILSWTHLLLFSLGLSLLLLVVISVIGSQNSQLRRDLGTLRAILDNTTSKIKAEFQSLDSRADNFEKGISSLKVDVEDHRQELQAGRDLSQKVTSLESTLEKREQALKTDLSDLTDHVQQLETDLKALTCQLANLKNNGSEVACCPLHWTEHEGSCYWFSESEKSWPEADKYCRLENSHLVVVNSLEEQNFLQNRLANVLSWMGLTDQNGPWRWVDGTDFDKGFKNWRPLQPDNWHGHMLGGGEDCAHFSYDGRWNDDVCQRHYHWICETELGKASSAHSPQLIASVP from the exons ATGACAATGAGATATGAAAACTTCCAGAACTTGGAGCGGGAAGAGAAAAACCAGGAGATGAGAAATGGTGACAAGAAAGGAGGAATGGAGTCTCCAAAGTTTGCTCTAA TTCCTTCCCAGTCCTTCCTGTGGCGCATCCTCTCTTGGACCCACCTCCTCCTGTTCTCCCTGGGCCTCAGCCTCCTGCTACTGGTGGTCATCTCCGTGATTGGATCCCAAA ATTCCCAGTTAAGGAGGGACCTAGGCACCCTAAGAGCCATTTTAGACAACACCACCTCCAAGATAAAGGCTGAATTCCAGTCCCTGGACTCCAGGG CTGACAACTTCGAAAAAGGGATCAGTTCTCTGAAAGTGGATGTGGAGGATCACAGGCAGGAACTGCAGGCAG GCCGAGACTTGAGCCAGAAGGTGACTTCTCTGGAGAGCACACTGGAGAAGAGGGAGCAGGCTCTCAAAACAG ATCTGTCTGATTTAACCGACCATGTACAACAGCTGGAGACAGACTTGAAGGCCTTGACGTGCCAGCTGGCCAACCTCAAGAACAATG GCTCGGAAGTGGCCTGCTGCCCGCTTCACTGGACGGAGCATGAAGGCAGCTGCTATTGGTTCTCTGAGTCTGAGAAGTCGTGGCCTGAAGCTGACAAGTACTGCCGGCTGGAGAATTCTCACCTGGTGGTGGTCAACTCCCTGGAGGAGCAG aattttCTACAGAATCGCTTAGCCAATGTGCTTAGCTGGATGGGCCTAACGGACCAAAATGGGCCCTGGCGATGGGTGGATGGGACCGACTTTGACAAAGGTTTCAA GAATTGGAGGCCACTGCAGCCGGATAACTGGCATGGACATATGCTAGGTGGAGGCGAGGACTGTGCCCACTTTTCTTACGATGGTCGTTGGAATGACGATGTCTGCCAGAGGCATTACCATTGGATCTGTGAAACAGAGCTGGGCAAAGCCAGCTCAGCCCACTCCCCACAACTTATAGCCTCAGTTCCATAA